One window of Vespa velutina chromosome 2, iVesVel2.1, whole genome shotgun sequence genomic DNA carries:
- the LOC124947215 gene encoding protogenin-like isoform X1, which yields MAARVFLLSILFTEVLKPACAAGVKGIGTGINNRNVSKSDGSDTDSTKGSATTIEIQPSGHVILGKKAITLNCIAGTNQNISWLHNGKPVPPCGSTRCNLQRNGSLLFIKKQNFQKSQKFKEKENTSLINIKNHIKDEYRCITRTDFGGLLRSSPTFIEIAELAHVFKESPENVTVQEGEVVRLSCIIDSVPFPPNVTWEHNGESVQLSLNNSKYSMVSPGVLYISTTQLSDAGSYRCVVTNEFLKKTKKSIEAKLTVIARSKGEKSYKSSSLFPQMSYNHWLLNGSSLNLACAASGYPLPLITWTFIPRFAGNSNVPQPRILVNSTTGIAILELKNVSISDAGIYLCSSRNSITNDLEIQNITVNILVPPSFLKTPMNQVCPNGRTARFECQAQGLPVPQIYWLKDSLNITVNGRRTTYIKEFNKMELAISATVPSDSGLYQCVAVNSAGEIWAAGRLQVNSSRNSPAAPTSLKCHAVSPVRIFISWEPPKSLPYTSITAYTVHYSPVEGGKEEVSPPEPGNSTSVEVTKLLEPFTNYSFYVRVWNIYGASDQSATILCSTAPSVPKSTPKISMNVISSTKLNISWESLTKRESRGIVVEYKLQWRLHQHPSSRVLFLPATTEHYILSDLIPGAKYDIRILARTKQGWPNLNEMQLNWSTITMPPLDSNEFNIRDFVDMQLLSFKISIIKVIWKIDLRENNKVEPDFDSWQIYCENSDGYKLLTAVMPRNATEYTLTNLERNCSYTVGLCMVNSGEVRDCLTKIIDITHSGSSNVFMALEAIPVSSTSIHVTWTVTEMHSVHSFELCYHAVHIESVEASKCITLDDTKMTVDKLKPFTLYQFKVRMIRYENNQSNVYSESVECYTNEDVPGKVEDIQWFLGNNTKVRIAWKEPSSINGVIQNYFVAYTMNLMNSTGSWGNVTVPGNKTSTTLPGLVPGKRYFVIVQAATKAGYGKPSDPIIIITGGTTNNILSSSDEQKPPQNIKPDQSLGIILGVSISIVFITICLCSIYCRNKCESSRSLRDGAQPLKGRILVRNGNGCCIESTAPVNQQMNVTVTSNEVELAGLCPSSPVTTNPYSDTKGGHSNGVVEPCVKEPLLSPWDVNGESKDICLAENSQYKRRDSTVLRKNEEENQDLDDTQFTMVNCTLDSNNGSLNNNSGCPDNDISSENVICTSIPVLGPNG from the exons ATGGCGGCGCGAGTATTTTTACTTAGTATCTTGTTTACAGAAGTACTAAAGCCCGCTTGTGCTGCAG gTGTCAAAGGTATTGGAACaggtataaataatagaaatgtatCTAAATCGGATGGTTCTGATACAGATTCAACAAAAGGTTCTGCTACAACAATAGAAATACAACCTAGTGGACATGTAATATTGGGTAAAAAAGCGATAACACTTAATTGTATAGCTGGTACGAATCAAAATATTTCCTGGTTACATAATGGAAAACCAGTACCACCATGTGGTTCTACCCGATGCAATTTACAACGTAATGgatctcttcttttcattaag AAACAGAATTTCCAAAAGTCACAAaagttcaaagaaaaagaaaataccagccttattaatattaagaatCATATTAAAGATGAATATCGCTGCATAACACGCACTGATTTTGGAGGACTACTGCGATCATCGCCAACATTCATTGAAATAGCAG AACTTGCCCATGTATTTAAAGAATCACCAGAGAATGTAACTGTCCAAGAAGGTGAAGTAGTAAGATTGTCTTGTATTATAGATAGTGTTCCCTTTCCACCTAATGTTACATGGGAGCATAATGGAGAATCAGTTCAGCTTAGTCTTAATAATTCAAA ATATTCAATGGTATCACCAGGTGTTCTGTATATAAGTACAACACAATTATCAGATGCTGGTTCTTATag atgTGTAGTGACTAATGAATTCctaaagaaaaccaaaaaaagtATAGAGGCAAAACTGACTGTTATTGCTAGATCAAAGGgtgaaaaatcatataaatcatCATCTTTATTTCCACAAATGTCATATAATCATTGGCTACTTAATGGATCAAGTCTTAATCTAGCATGTGCTGCATCTGGTTATCCACTGCCTCTTATAACATGGACTTTCATACCTCGCTTTGCAg GTAACAGCAATGTTCCACAACCTCGCATTCTTGTTAATTCTACTACTGGCATTGCTATactagaattaaaaaatgtaagcATTTCTGATGCTGGCATCTATCTTTGTTCTTCAAGAAATTCAATTACAAATGATTTGGAAATTCAG aatataacTGTAAATATATTGGTACCTCCATCGTTCTTGAAAACTCCTATGAATCAAGTTTGTCCAAATGGAAGAACTGCAAGATTTGAATGTCAGGCGCAGGGTTTACCTGTACCACAAATTTATTGGCTAAAGGATTCTCTAAATATTACAGTCAatg GACGTCGAACaacttatataaaagaattcaaCAAAATGGAATTGGCAATATCGGCAACAGTTCCATCAGATTCTGGTCTGTATCAATGTGTAGCTGTAAATTCAGCAGGAGAAATATGGGCTGCTGGTCGGCTTCAAGTAAACTCATCTCGTAATAGTCCTGCTGCACCTACCTCTTTAAAATGTCATGCTGTGTCCCcagttagaatttttatttcatgggAACCACCAAAGTCTCTACCGTATACCAGTATTACAGCTTATACCGTCCATTATAGCCCTGTTG aagGTGGTAAAGAAGAAGTTTCTCCTCCTGAGCCAGGCAATTCCACATCTGTAGAAGTAACAAAACTTCTAGAACcatttacaaattattctttttacgtaCGAGTATGGAACATATATGGCGCTAGTGATCAGTCTGCCACCATCTTGTGTTCTACAGCTCCAAGTG ttCCTAAAAGCACACCGAAAATAAGTATGAATGTTATTAGTAGTACAAAGTTAAATATATCATGGGAGTCTTTAACAAAAAGGGAATCTCGTGGTATTGTGGTAGAATATAAATTGCAGTGGAGACTTCATCAACATCCATCATCTAGAGTACTATTTTTACCTGCCACCACTGAACATTATATACTTTCTG atTTAATACCAGGAGCTAAATATGATATACGAATATTAGCAAGAACAAAACAGGGATGGCctaatttgaatgaaatgcAATTAAATTGGAGTACTATAACAATGCCTCCTCTAGATTCTAATGAATTTAACATTAGAGATTTTGTAGACATGCAATTATTAAGTTTTaagatttcaataattaaa GTCATCTGGAAAATAGAtttgagagaaaataataaagtcgaGCCAGATTTTGATTCTTGGCAAATTTACTGTGAAAATTCAGATGGATACAAATTATTAACTGCTGTTATGCCCCGAAATGCTACAGAGTATACTTTAACTAATCTTG aAAGGAATTGTTCATACACTGTGGGTCTTTGTATGGTAAATTCTGGCGAAGTAAGAGATTGTTTAAcaaaaatcattgatattactCATTCTGGTTCCA gTAATGTATTCATGGCTTTAGAGGCTATTCCTGTTTCATCTACCTCGATACATGTGACATGGACAGTAACTGAAATGCATAGTGTACATTCCTTTGAACTTTGCTATCATGCAGTTCATATTGAAAGTGTTGAAGCATCCAAATGCattacatt AGATGATACCAAGATGACTGTTGATAAGTTAAAGCCATTTACTTTGTATCAATTTAAAGTGAGGATGATacgatatgaaaataatcaaagtaACGTTTACAGTGAATCTGTTGAATGTTATACTAATGAAGATg TTCCTGGAAAAGTTGAGGATATTCAATGGTTTTTGGGCAATAACACTAAAGTTCGTATTGCATGGAAAGAGCCAAGTAGCATAAATGGAgtgatacaaaattattttgttgcaTATACCATGAATTTAATGAACTCTACTGGCTCTTGGGGAAATGTCACAGTTCCTGGAAATAAAACATCAACTACACTTCCAGGTTTAGTTCCAGGAAAACGGTACTTTGTAATTGTACAAGCAGCTACAAAAGCAGGTTATGGTAAACCATCAGATCCTATAATCATTATCACTGGTGGCActacaaataatattctttcatcATCAGATGAACAGAAGCCACCTCAAAATATAAAACCTGATCAAAGTCTAg GTATAATATTGGGTGTAAGCATAAGTATAGTATTCATAACCATTTGCTTATGTAGCATTTATTGTCGAAATAAATGCGAGAGTTCTAGATCTTTAAGAGATGGTGCTCAACCTCTAAAAGGACGTATTTTGGTGCGAAATGGAAACGGTTGTTGTATCGAATCTACAGCTCCTGTGAATCAGCAAATGAATGTTACAGTTACTTCTAATGAAGTTGAACTTGCTGGCCTTTGTCCATCTTCACCAGTTACAACAAATCCATATTCAGATACCAAa GGAGGGCATTCCAATGGTGTTGTGGAACCTTGTGTAAAGGAACCATTACTATCACCTTGGGATGTAAATGGAGAATCAAAGGATATTTGTCTTGCGGAAAACTCTCAG tACAAAAGGCGTGATAGTAccgttttaagaaaaaatgaagaagagaatcAAGATTTGGATGATACACAGTTCACTATGGTCAATTGTACTTTAGACAGTAACAATGGCAGCCTAAACAATAATTCAGGGTGTCCAGATAATGATATATCATCAGAAAACGTTATCTGTACATCTATTCCAGTACTTGGACCAAATGGATGA